The Pseudomonas eucalypticola genome has a window encoding:
- a CDS encoding LysR substrate-binding domain-containing protein, with protein sequence MARLPPLPALRAFEAAARLGSVVDGAAALGLTHATIAQQVRQLEAWFETPLLSRHGRGLRLTAAGKELSTSLTDTFTRLDQACQRLIARPSARPLTLACPAAVAARWLVPRLEEFTAAYPELSIRLALDTVDGDTLPDHVDLAIIPCNGPYPGHLPACSLFSGAAQPVCSPVLLQRNAPLVTAEDLLATPLLHHLDSSGWQQWFANAGLENLPPQPGLVFDDFNEMSTAAIAGHGVALCPLALVEQDVRLGLLKVISPVTAEEGREYVLVHRADGDPRVMAARDWVVGIGG encoded by the coding sequence ATGGCACGCCTTCCTCCCTTGCCCGCGCTGCGCGCCTTCGAAGCTGCTGCCCGCCTCGGTAGCGTCGTCGACGGCGCTGCCGCGCTGGGCCTGACCCACGCGACCATCGCCCAGCAGGTGCGCCAGTTGGAAGCCTGGTTCGAGACGCCCTTGCTGAGCCGCCACGGGCGCGGTTTGCGGTTGACGGCGGCCGGCAAGGAACTGTCGACGTCGCTGACGGACACCTTCACCCGCCTGGACCAGGCCTGCCAGCGCCTCATTGCCCGCCCCAGTGCTCGGCCGCTGACGCTGGCCTGCCCGGCCGCGGTGGCGGCGCGCTGGCTGGTACCGCGGCTGGAGGAGTTCACCGCGGCCTACCCGGAGTTGTCGATACGCCTGGCGCTGGACACCGTCGACGGCGATACCCTGCCCGACCATGTCGACCTGGCCATCATCCCGTGCAACGGCCCCTATCCCGGGCACTTGCCGGCCTGCTCGCTGTTCAGCGGCGCCGCGCAACCGGTGTGCAGCCCGGTGCTGCTGCAACGCAATGCACCGTTGGTCACCGCCGAAGACCTGCTGGCCACCCCACTGCTGCACCACCTCGACAGCAGCGGCTGGCAGCAATGGTTCGCCAACGCCGGGCTCGAGAACCTGCCCCCGCAGCCAGGGCTGGTATTCGACGACTTCAATGAGATGAGCACCGCCGCCATCGCCGGGCACGGCGTGGCGCTGTGCCCCTTGGCGCTGGTGGAGCAGGATGTGCGCCTGGGGTTGCTCAAGGTGATCTCCCCGGTGACCGCCGAGGAAGGTCGCGAGTATGTGCTGGTGCACCGGGCCGATGGCGATCCGCGGGTGATGGCGGCACGCGACTGGGTGGTGGGCATTGGCGGTTAG
- a CDS encoding flavin-containing monooxygenase produces MDTFDVLIIGAGLSGIGAAWRLQQHCPDQRYAVLEARAELGGTWDLFRYPGIRSDSDMFTLSYPFRPWQGGASIADGASIAQYLRDTARAGGIERHIRFNQRVLAAAWDSAQALWTLQVDIEGVPCQYQCRFLYLCCGYYDYAQGYRPAFPDQACFAGRWVHPQQWPQDLDWRDRRVVVIGSGATAVTLVPALAETARQVTLLQRSPSYVLALPARDPLANALRRCLPPELAGSLARWKNALAGLALFQVCRRLPGLSRKLLRQRVAAALPAGYAVDTHFNPRYAPWDQRLCIVPDGDLFRAIASGKAQVVTDTIASIETDGLRLTSGGHLAADIIVTATGLTLQACGGMALSVDGQAVDLGQRVAYEGLLLEGVPNLAFCVGYTNASWTLRADLSSRQVCRLLNHMRRHGHRQCRPRLDGPAGARRPLLDLHAGYVLRALDGLPKQGARAPWLLRQNYVLDYLRFRLGRVKHPALEFF; encoded by the coding sequence ATGGACACCTTCGACGTACTGATCATCGGTGCGGGCCTGTCGGGTATCGGCGCCGCCTGGCGGCTTCAGCAGCATTGCCCGGACCAGCGCTACGCGGTGCTCGAGGCCCGGGCGGAGCTGGGCGGTACCTGGGACCTGTTCCGCTACCCCGGTATCCGCTCGGACTCCGACATGTTCACCCTCAGCTATCCCTTCCGACCATGGCAGGGCGGCGCCTCGATCGCCGATGGCGCGAGCATCGCCCAGTACCTGCGCGACACGGCGCGAGCCGGCGGTATCGAACGGCACATCCGCTTCAACCAGCGCGTGCTGGCCGCAGCCTGGGATAGCGCCCAGGCCCTGTGGACGCTGCAGGTGGATATCGAGGGAGTGCCGTGCCAATACCAGTGCCGCTTTCTGTACCTGTGCTGTGGCTACTACGACTACGCCCAGGGTTACCGCCCGGCGTTTCCTGACCAAGCGTGCTTCGCAGGACGCTGGGTACACCCGCAGCAGTGGCCCCAGGACCTGGACTGGCGGGATCGACGCGTGGTGGTGATCGGTAGCGGTGCCACCGCCGTCACCCTCGTACCGGCCCTGGCCGAAACAGCGCGGCAGGTCACGCTGCTGCAACGCTCGCCCAGCTACGTGCTGGCCCTGCCCGCCCGCGACCCGTTGGCCAACGCCCTGCGCCGCTGCCTGCCGCCAGAACTGGCCGGTAGCCTGGCGCGCTGGAAGAACGCCCTGGCCGGGCTGGCCTTGTTCCAGGTGTGCCGACGCCTGCCGGGACTGTCGCGCAAACTGTTGCGCCAACGGGTCGCCGCCGCACTGCCTGCCGGCTACGCGGTGGACACGCACTTCAACCCGCGCTATGCCCCTTGGGACCAACGCCTGTGCATCGTGCCCGATGGCGACCTGTTCCGGGCCATTGCCAGCGGCAAGGCCCAGGTGGTGACTGACACGATCGCCAGCATTGAAACCGACGGCCTGCGCCTGACCTCCGGCGGCCACCTGGCCGCCGACATCATTGTCACCGCCACGGGCCTGACGTTACAGGCCTGTGGCGGCATGGCCCTGAGCGTCGACGGCCAGGCCGTGGACCTGGGGCAGCGGGTGGCCTATGAGGGCCTGCTGCTGGAGGGGGTGCCGAACCTGGCCTTCTGCGTGGGCTACACCAACGCCTCCTGGACGCTGCGGGCCGACTTGTCGTCGCGCCAGGTATGCCGCCTGCTCAACCACATGCGCCGGCATGGCCACCGACAATGCCGCCCCCGGCTCGATGGCCCCGCGGGTGCACGCCGACCGTTGCTGGACCTGCACGCCGGCTACGTGCTGCGCGCTCTTGACGGGTTGCCCAAGCAAGGCGCGCGAGCGCCCTGGCTGCTGCGCCAGAACTATGTGCTGGATTACCTGCGCTTTCGCCTGGGGCGAGTGAAGCATCCGGCGCTTGAGTTTTTCTGA